The Roseimicrobium gellanilyticum genome contains a region encoding:
- a CDS encoding FAD-dependent oxidoreductase — protein MKLRRRLLLATLLAALTSPLSAQKPENPKPESYDVVVYGAVPCGIAAAITAKREGASVLLIEPTKHIGGLSTSGINTAESEHMLKWTIGGFADEFYKRLGKHYGTNQPEYYFESSVAEAVYQDMLQEAGITPRYGVVVAKVQKDGAKITSITLSNGLEVKGKVFIDAGYEGDLMARAGVDYTFGRDSKAEYGEEAAGIRFDKTVRQAKTVDENGKLLPGISGWAKDLKEGDAHPGTMNYNFRPTFANDPALRVPITEPKNYDRSRYKLLENWLLEKASRKEAVKRTDILDFYKRRNGKFEGNNKQAAIFSLGHFGGQIGFPDADYAKREVMYQDHLDYTLGLLKFLRSDESVPKEVRDDMATWGFHKDEFKDTSNFPPQLYVREARRMKGAYVVRQQDVQTERRKEDSIGMSSHFIDSHHVQRLAVSPTEFLNEGRIWRMGYAYQIPYRSLTPTPEQATNLLVPGAASFTHVAFCTYRLESVWMIGGHAAGIAAAMAVKSDVPVQKVSVPELQKKLEAQGQVVQFIPGKPEKCEHLNGPPEF, from the coding sequence ATGAAGCTCCGCCGCCGACTCCTCCTTGCCACGCTGCTGGCCGCTCTCACGTCTCCGCTCTCTGCGCAGAAGCCGGAGAACCCCAAGCCAGAATCCTACGACGTGGTCGTCTACGGTGCCGTCCCCTGCGGCATCGCCGCTGCCATCACGGCGAAGCGTGAAGGCGCCAGCGTTCTCCTCATCGAGCCCACCAAACACATCGGTGGCCTGAGCACCAGCGGCATCAACACCGCCGAGAGCGAGCACATGCTGAAGTGGACCATCGGCGGCTTCGCGGATGAATTCTACAAGCGGCTGGGAAAACACTACGGCACGAACCAGCCGGAGTACTACTTCGAATCCAGTGTGGCAGAAGCGGTGTATCAGGACATGCTACAGGAAGCTGGCATCACCCCGCGCTACGGAGTGGTCGTGGCAAAGGTGCAGAAGGACGGCGCAAAGATCACCAGTATCACCCTCAGCAATGGCCTCGAAGTAAAGGGCAAGGTCTTCATTGATGCCGGGTACGAGGGCGACCTCATGGCCCGTGCCGGAGTGGATTACACCTTCGGGCGCGACAGCAAGGCGGAGTACGGCGAAGAAGCCGCCGGCATCCGCTTCGACAAGACCGTGCGCCAGGCAAAGACCGTGGATGAAAACGGCAAGCTCCTCCCCGGCATCAGCGGTTGGGCCAAAGACTTGAAGGAAGGCGATGCCCACCCCGGCACCATGAACTACAACTTCCGCCCCACCTTCGCCAATGACCCCGCCCTGCGCGTGCCCATTACCGAGCCGAAGAATTATGACCGCTCAAGATACAAGCTGCTGGAGAACTGGCTGCTCGAAAAAGCCTCCCGCAAGGAAGCGGTGAAGCGCACGGACATCCTCGACTTCTACAAACGCCGCAATGGCAAGTTCGAAGGGAACAACAAACAAGCCGCCATCTTCTCCCTCGGCCACTTCGGTGGCCAGATTGGTTTTCCGGATGCGGACTATGCGAAACGCGAGGTCATGTACCAGGACCACCTGGACTACACGCTGGGCCTCCTGAAGTTTCTCCGCAGTGATGAAAGCGTGCCCAAGGAAGTGCGTGATGACATGGCCACGTGGGGCTTCCACAAGGATGAGTTCAAGGACACCAGCAACTTCCCCCCGCAGCTCTACGTACGCGAAGCCCGCCGCATGAAAGGAGCCTACGTCGTGAGGCAACAGGACGTACAAACCGAACGGCGCAAGGAAGACAGCATCGGCATGAGCAGCCACTTCATTGACAGCCACCACGTGCAGCGCCTCGCGGTGTCCCCCACCGAGTTCCTCAATGAAGGCCGCATCTGGCGCATGGGCTATGCCTACCAAATCCCCTACCGCTCACTCACGCCGACACCCGAACAAGCCACCAATCTCCTCGTCCCCGGCGCTGCCAGCTTCACCCACGTCGCCTTCTGCACCTACCGCCTGGAAAGCGTGTGGATGATTGGCGGTCACGCCGCAGGCATCGCTGCCGCCATGGCCGTGAAGTCCGATGTGCCAGTGCAGAAAGTGTCCGTGCCCGAACTGCAGAAGAAGCTCGAAGCACAGGGCCAAGTCGTGCAGTTCATCCCCGGCAAGCCGGAGAAATGCGAGCACCTGAATGGGCCGCCGGAGTTCTAG
- the rpsP gene encoding 30S ribosomal protein S16, producing the protein MVVIRLRREGTKNRPFYRVVAADQRFKRDGRFIESLGTYDPAQEKGGVNLDVEKVQSWITKGAQPTDTVRGLVKKAKAAAANA; encoded by the coding sequence ATGGTCGTCATCCGTCTCCGCCGCGAAGGCACAAAGAACCGTCCGTTTTACCGCGTTGTTGCCGCTGACCAGCGTTTCAAGCGCGACGGCCGTTTCATCGAGTCCCTCGGCACGTATGACCCGGCTCAGGAAAAGGGCGGCGTGAATCTCGATGTGGAGAAGGTGCAGTCCTGGATCACCAAGGGCGCCCAGCCCACCGACACGGTGCGTGGCCTCGTCAAGAAGGCCAAGGCCGCTGCGGCGAACGCCTAA
- a CDS encoding cobalamin-independent methionine synthase II family protein has protein sequence MGTPALLTTTVGSYPVPDWLPALPSSQALLDATRVVFDIQREAGIDLPTDGELYRFDINHPDTNGMIDYFTGKLGGISPAGRPETEAFRAKHEMKFRAKPAGVVREAITEGVMNLPEDCARAAAVARGDFKFTLTSPYMLARTLLDKHYHDFAALTLSIANALAAQVSSLNATCIQVDEANIPGNPADAPLAAQAINRVLDAVPKCVQRAVHLCFGNYGGQTVQRGTWEALLAFLNDLHADHVVLELAHRPSSDLDALKELAPHVGIGVGVVDIKVNHVETADEIAGRIDAAAKKLGAERLKYIHPDCGFWMLKRSVADRKMAALAQGRERYLRS, from the coding sequence ATGGGCACGCCTGCACTTCTCACGACCACTGTCGGCTCGTATCCTGTTCCAGATTGGCTTCCCGCCCTGCCGAGTTCGCAGGCGCTGCTGGATGCCACGCGGGTGGTCTTCGACATCCAGCGTGAGGCGGGCATCGACCTGCCGACGGACGGTGAGCTGTACCGCTTCGACATCAATCACCCGGATACGAACGGGATGATTGACTACTTCACGGGCAAGCTGGGTGGCATCTCGCCCGCGGGACGTCCGGAGACGGAGGCCTTCCGCGCGAAACATGAGATGAAATTCCGCGCCAAGCCCGCCGGCGTGGTGCGTGAGGCCATCACGGAAGGCGTAATGAATCTGCCGGAAGACTGCGCACGTGCGGCGGCGGTGGCGCGGGGCGATTTCAAGTTCACGCTTACCAGTCCGTACATGCTGGCGCGCACGCTGCTCGACAAGCATTACCACGACTTCGCGGCGCTGACGCTCTCGATTGCGAATGCCCTGGCTGCACAGGTATCATCTCTCAATGCGACATGCATTCAGGTGGATGAGGCGAACATCCCCGGCAATCCAGCTGATGCGCCGCTGGCTGCGCAGGCCATCAATCGCGTGCTGGATGCGGTGCCGAAGTGCGTACAGCGCGCGGTGCACTTGTGCTTTGGAAACTATGGAGGGCAGACGGTGCAGAGGGGGACGTGGGAGGCGCTGCTCGCCTTCCTCAATGACCTGCATGCGGATCACGTGGTACTGGAACTCGCGCATCGCCCTTCCTCAGATCTCGATGCGCTCAAAGAACTCGCGCCGCATGTGGGCATCGGTGTTGGGGTGGTGGATATCAAAGTGAACCACGTGGAGACGGCGGATGAGATTGCAGGGCGTATCGATGCCGCGGCGAAGAAGCTCGGCGCGGAACGTCTGAAGTACATCCATCCCGATTGTGGCTTCTGGATGCTCAAGCGCAGTGTCGCGGATCGCAAGATGGCTGCGCTGGCGCAGGGGCGGGAGAGGTATTTGCGGAGCTGA
- a CDS encoding NUDIX hydrolase — protein MHPHIPTEARLASRVILIDEQDRVLFFRGTEPLTGKTFWLMPGGGLDTGESFEDAARRELYEETGITAPLSTCVWFRRHRHTWNGQDADQFERFFVARTRSTQAISGTNPDSYMSELRWWSLSELIDSTDDFAPRRIAHLLPAILRADFPELPIDCGV, from the coding sequence ATGCATCCCCATATTCCAACAGAAGCTCGCTTAGCTTCGCGGGTGATCCTCATTGACGAGCAGGATCGCGTCTTGTTCTTCCGAGGTACAGAACCCCTGACAGGTAAGACGTTTTGGCTGATGCCCGGCGGCGGTTTGGACACCGGCGAATCATTCGAAGATGCAGCACGTAGAGAACTCTACGAGGAGACGGGCATCACCGCACCGCTGAGTACCTGCGTCTGGTTCCGTCGCCACAGGCACACGTGGAACGGACAGGATGCAGACCAGTTTGAGAGGTTCTTTGTCGCAAGAACCCGCTCCACTCAAGCCATCTCTGGAACGAATCCCGACAGCTACATGTCGGAACTCAGATGGTGGAGTCTTAGTGAACTCATCGATTCTACCGATGACTTTGCGCCTCGACGCATCGCACACCTTCTTCCAGCCATCCTTCGTGCAGACTTCCCTGAGCTTCCCATCGACTGCGGGGTCTGA
- a CDS encoding DUF2130 domain-containing protein yields MADTITCPNCHAEIPLSDAVRHSLHEEFTRDFAEKQRRLEQEIATRQKEVETQRQKNEAARAELEHEVTQRLATEKKKLTEQAVREAKEGFALELQDTRTQLAERSQKLEEAQRNELALRTKQREVEERAKNLELEVQRKVDEQTSRLEEDARKRATEEQHLRLADKDKLINDLKTQIETLKQKAEQGSQQSQGEVMELELEDLLKEAFVLDEFLPVPQGTRGADLLQKVRNNLGHDCGTIIWESKRTKNWSPGWLGKLKDDQRAQGAELAILVSQVLPDGVSHGGHVDGVWICNFPFALALAAALRNGLLQVATAKRAESGKEEKMAVLYQFLTSPQFKHQIEGVVESFVEMKKDLDGERRAMERLWKKREMQLTRVLNGTSGLYGSLQGIMGSAALPEIKALELGGEEEAAAPGT; encoded by the coding sequence ATGGCCGATACGATCACCTGCCCAAACTGCCACGCTGAAATCCCCCTGAGCGATGCCGTGAGGCACAGCCTGCATGAGGAGTTCACGCGTGACTTCGCGGAGAAGCAGCGTCGCCTGGAGCAGGAAATCGCCACGCGGCAGAAGGAAGTAGAAACACAGCGTCAGAAAAACGAAGCCGCGCGTGCGGAGCTGGAGCACGAAGTGACGCAGCGCCTCGCCACTGAAAAGAAGAAACTCACCGAGCAGGCCGTCCGCGAAGCAAAGGAAGGCTTCGCGCTCGAACTCCAGGACACCCGCACGCAACTCGCCGAGCGCAGCCAGAAGCTCGAAGAAGCCCAGCGCAACGAACTCGCCCTGCGCACCAAACAGCGCGAAGTCGAAGAGCGCGCCAAGAATCTCGAACTCGAAGTCCAGCGCAAGGTGGATGAGCAGACCTCACGATTGGAAGAGGATGCCCGCAAACGCGCCACCGAGGAGCAGCATCTGCGCCTTGCGGACAAGGACAAGCTCATCAACGACCTCAAGACTCAAATCGAAACGCTGAAGCAGAAGGCCGAGCAGGGCTCGCAACAAAGCCAGGGCGAAGTGATGGAACTCGAACTGGAAGACCTGCTGAAGGAAGCATTCGTGCTGGATGAATTCCTCCCCGTCCCCCAGGGCACCCGCGGCGCTGACCTCCTGCAGAAGGTGAGGAACAATCTCGGGCACGACTGCGGCACCATCATCTGGGAAAGCAAACGCACCAAGAACTGGAGCCCCGGCTGGCTCGGCAAACTCAAGGACGACCAGCGTGCTCAAGGTGCGGAACTGGCCATCCTCGTGAGCCAGGTCCTGCCGGATGGTGTATCACATGGTGGCCACGTCGATGGCGTGTGGATTTGCAATTTCCCCTTCGCCCTCGCCCTCGCCGCCGCACTGCGCAATGGCCTGCTGCAAGTCGCCACGGCGAAGCGCGCCGAGTCCGGCAAGGAGGAAAAGATGGCCGTTCTCTACCAGTTCCTCACCAGCCCCCAGTTCAAGCACCAGATTGAAGGCGTCGTGGAGTCCTTCGTAGAAATGAAGAAGGACCTCGATGGCGAACGCCGCGCCATGGAGCGCCTCTGGAAAAAACGCGAGATGCAACTCACCCGCGTTCTCAATGGCACCAGCGGACTCTATGGCAGCCTGCAGGGCATCATGGGCAGCGCCGCGCTACCGGAGATCAAGGCGCTGGAGCTGGGTGGTGAGGAGGAAGCTGCTGCGCCCGGAACCTGA
- a CDS encoding KH domain-containing protein — protein MDAPEALREFLMYVIANLIEQPKQASIAVGTTQAGAISYRIHLAPEDVRRVVGKNGFTISAIRSLVNVAAARYGVKVSLRVDGVREEEFQSPQPAGAQAGAGSGVDGEQGGEE, from the coding sequence ATGGATGCCCCGGAAGCCCTGCGCGAGTTCCTCATGTACGTCATTGCGAACCTGATTGAGCAGCCGAAGCAGGCCAGCATTGCCGTGGGAACCACGCAGGCAGGGGCCATCTCCTACCGCATCCACCTCGCCCCTGAAGATGTGCGCCGGGTGGTGGGGAAGAATGGATTCACCATCAGCGCCATCCGCTCCCTGGTGAACGTGGCCGCCGCGAGGTATGGGGTGAAGGTATCCCTGCGCGTGGATGGAGTACGTGAGGAGGAGTTTCAATCACCCCAGCCGGCGGGGGCGCAGGCGGGTGCGGGAAGTGGGGTGGATGGCGAGCAGGGTGGGGAGGAGTAG